The following are encoded together in the Marinifilum sp. JC120 genome:
- a CDS encoding helix-turn-helix domain-containing protein → MKENYPLHKADELLSIESNFKIYPFTEGSGCPISDVQKPHLHDFYVVHYVSSGRGSCVIDFETYDIIPGSLYFVSPGQLHLWNPEVVVDGFVMVFTDEFLKSPEAPIYNAFELEFFNSVVNSPMFMLSTEQKSELSGVMSQLCKEFSARKPGFETVLRSYFHILMVSLQRMFADRLQRPGARFENRIVREFKQLVSTDHNPQLRVQDYAEMMNVSVSRLSAVIKEVTSMTPGQIVRNELVATAKRMLANSDMNVSEICYELKFEDPSYFGRFFKRETGFTPSVFREHVRGKYQQLI, encoded by the coding sequence ATGAAAGAAAATTATCCCCTTCATAAGGCTGATGAATTGCTCAGCATTGAGTCAAATTTTAAGATATACCCCTTTACCGAGGGATCTGGATGTCCCATCAGCGATGTTCAGAAACCGCACTTGCACGATTTTTATGTTGTTCATTATGTTTCTTCTGGAAGGGGAAGTTGTGTCATAGATTTTGAGACCTACGATATTATTCCCGGTTCATTGTATTTTGTTTCTCCGGGACAGTTGCATTTATGGAATCCAGAAGTTGTGGTTGACGGATTCGTTATGGTTTTCACTGATGAATTTTTAAAATCACCTGAAGCACCGATTTATAATGCTTTTGAGCTTGAGTTTTTTAATAGTGTAGTCAATTCGCCTATGTTCATGCTTTCCACTGAGCAGAAAAGTGAATTGTCCGGGGTGATGTCTCAGCTCTGTAAGGAATTCAGTGCCAGAAAGCCGGGGTTTGAAACCGTGCTTCGTTCTTATTTCCATATTTTGATGGTCAGTCTGCAACGGATGTTTGCGGATCGTTTGCAACGGCCCGGAGCAAGGTTCGAAAATCGCATTGTGCGGGAATTCAAACAACTTGTTTCCACTGATCACAATCCCCAGCTGCGGGTTCAGGATTATGCTGAAATGATGAATGTCAGCGTAAGCAGGCTTAGCGCGGTCATTAAAGAAGTTACCAGTATGACTCCGGGGCAGATTGTGCGTAATGAGCTTGTTGCTACTGCCAAACGTATGCTGGCTAATTCCGACATGAATGTTTCCGAGATCTGTTATGAACTTAAATTTGAGGACCCTTCGTATTTCGGAAGAT
- a CDS encoding TIGR02285 family protein: MRYLILFILYFALMTPLSTQAGSIINWYHADFPPSSIICGKLEGTGHENFLEKKLKKNFPEYTHRDHTANYGRILKQLQQTNGCCVTMLKTPDREKYIEFSNPAMLYLSNGVITLKSQMNYFKPYIDKRGLISISNLFHNSTMRMGISKGRRYGGKVDSIIDYNTCSAKLVVHYKEDVLESLLKNIQAERSIDYTIGYPHELQWLVSQNAVKDIFIFIPIREMPKYNLSYVGCSKNKWGKRIISKVNKILDGRYEGEYKKRYQKYLPGNLIDQHEGFVSKIFPTESN; this comes from the coding sequence ATGAGATATCTTATACTTTTTATTCTTTATTTCGCATTAATGACACCTCTGTCCACTCAAGCAGGTAGTATCATCAACTGGTACCATGCAGATTTTCCGCCATCGAGCATCATTTGCGGCAAACTGGAAGGAACTGGTCATGAAAACTTTCTAGAAAAAAAACTGAAAAAGAATTTTCCAGAATACACACATAGAGACCATACGGCCAATTACGGACGTATACTCAAACAACTGCAACAAACAAACGGTTGCTGTGTGACAATGCTAAAGACTCCTGACCGGGAAAAATACATAGAATTCAGTAACCCGGCTATGCTCTATCTATCCAATGGGGTTATCACCCTCAAATCACAAATGAACTATTTCAAACCATATATTGATAAACGCGGGCTTATTTCTATAAGCAACCTGTTTCATAATTCCACCATGCGCATGGGGATTTCCAAAGGACGACGCTACGGCGGAAAAGTAGACAGTATAATAGACTACAATACATGTTCAGCAAAACTAGTGGTTCACTACAAAGAAGATGTACTCGAATCTCTGCTGAAAAACATTCAGGCTGAACGAAGTATTGATTATACGATCGGATACCCACATGAACTGCAATGGCTTGTTTCTCAAAATGCAGTAAAAGATATTTTTATTTTTATCCCCATACGTGAAATGCCGAAATACAATTTAAGCTACGTGGGCTGTTCTAAAAACAAATGGGGCAAGCGGATTATCTCCAAAGTAAACAAAATCTTAGACGGACGATATGAAGGAGAATACAAAAAACGTTACCAAAAATACCTGCCCGGAAATCTTATCGATCAACATGAAGGTTTTGTATCAAAAATTTTTCCCACTGAGAGCAATTAA
- a CDS encoding PH domain-containing protein, giving the protein MGILDGLMGNASEVSVEDVQEELSPILGDNEQVERAFKVIRDMYVFTSGRLILIDKQGLTGKKVEYMSIPYKSISTFSVETAGHFDMDSELKMWVSGRRDPITKELKKGSDVVGIQKLLANKVLK; this is encoded by the coding sequence ATGGGAATTCTAGACGGATTAATGGGCAATGCTTCTGAAGTCAGCGTTGAAGACGTACAGGAAGAGCTTTCCCCTATTTTGGGAGACAACGAACAGGTGGAGCGGGCTTTCAAGGTCATCCGCGACATGTATGTTTTTACTTCCGGCCGCCTAATCCTTATCGATAAGCAAGGTCTTACCGGGAAAAAAGTAGAATATATGTCCATACCCTACAAATCCATTTCCACATTTTCCGTGGAAACTGCCGGACATTTCGACATGGATTCCGAACTTAAAATGTGGGTTTCCGGTCGCCGCGATCCCATTACCAAAGAGCTGAAAAAAGGCAGTGATGTTGTAGGCATCCAGAAACTGCTGGCAAACAAAGTTTTGAAGTAA
- a CDS encoding UbiD family decarboxylase, whose protein sequence is MGYKNTKECLDALEAKGDLLRIDQEIDPNIEAGVIQRRVFQAGGPALLFTNVKGCKFPMAANIFGTKERLNFIFRDTIETVERLMKLKMYPMEAIKRPWKYLGAPRTAYHTMPRKLSEGPVTANETTIAELPQLKSWPMDGGAFVTLPQVYSESPENPGFAGSNIGMYRVQLSGNQYNNTEVGLHYQIHRGIGHHHAQALKKGEKLKVNIVVGGAPSMTIAAVMPLPEGLAEIFFAGSLGGHRIPMVMQPNGLPVPAEADFCICGTISNEQKPEGPFGDHIGYYSLTHDFPVLKVDKVYHRSDAIWPFTTVGRPPQEDTMFGDFIHELTSELVPSVFTGVHEVHAVDVAGVHPLLLAVGSERYVPYAEERQPQELLTNGMALLGNTQTALAKYLFIGAKEDMQHGENCHNIPVFFKHMLERANLKRDLHFITRTTIDTLDYSGMGFNEGSKLIFAAAGSKKRKLSKELPELPTLPDGFGDAKVFGPGIMLLKGRKSDTARGEGDPQMERLGEALNQAKGIEGFPMIVVVDDPDFTTKNWENFIWVTFTRSDPATDIYGAGSFTKAKHWGTEKAFIIDARMKAYQAPPLDPDPEVEKRVDALAASGGPLYGVI, encoded by the coding sequence ATGGGATACAAGAATACTAAAGAATGCCTCGACGCCCTTGAAGCCAAAGGGGACCTGCTGCGAATCGATCAGGAAATCGACCCTAATATTGAAGCTGGGGTTATCCAGCGCCGCGTATTTCAAGCAGGAGGACCTGCCCTGCTCTTCACTAATGTGAAAGGCTGCAAGTTCCCCATGGCCGCAAATATTTTTGGTACAAAAGAACGGCTGAACTTCATTTTCCGCGATACCATCGAAACCGTGGAACGGCTCATGAAGCTGAAAATGTATCCCATGGAAGCGATTAAACGACCTTGGAAATACTTAGGCGCACCACGTACTGCCTACCACACCATGCCGCGCAAGCTTTCCGAAGGCCCGGTTACCGCGAACGAAACCACTATCGCGGAGCTGCCACAGCTTAAGTCATGGCCCATGGACGGCGGAGCCTTCGTCACCCTACCTCAGGTTTATTCCGAAAGCCCGGAAAATCCCGGATTCGCAGGCTCAAACATCGGCATGTACCGTGTTCAGCTTTCCGGCAACCAATATAACAATACCGAAGTGGGACTGCATTACCAGATTCATCGCGGCATCGGTCATCATCATGCACAGGCACTGAAAAAAGGCGAAAAGCTCAAGGTAAACATCGTTGTAGGCGGTGCACCGTCCATGACCATTGCCGCTGTAATGCCCCTGCCCGAAGGCTTGGCGGAAATTTTCTTTGCCGGATCACTGGGCGGACACCGTATTCCCATGGTTATGCAGCCTAATGGATTGCCGGTCCCTGCCGAGGCTGATTTCTGCATCTGCGGAACCATAAGCAATGAACAGAAACCCGAAGGACCTTTCGGTGACCACATCGGCTACTACAGCCTGACCCACGATTTCCCGGTACTCAAGGTGGACAAAGTCTACCACCGCAGTGACGCAATCTGGCCTTTCACCACAGTGGGACGTCCGCCGCAGGAAGATACAATGTTCGGTGATTTCATTCACGAACTGACTTCCGAGCTGGTTCCGTCCGTATTCACCGGGGTACATGAAGTACACGCCGTAGATGTAGCCGGAGTACATCCACTGCTGCTGGCCGTGGGCAGTGAACGCTACGTGCCCTATGCCGAGGAACGCCAGCCACAGGAATTGTTGACCAATGGCATGGCATTGCTGGGCAATACCCAGACCGCCCTCGCCAAATACCTTTTCATCGGTGCTAAAGAAGACATGCAGCACGGGGAGAACTGCCACAACATCCCAGTCTTCTTCAAACACATGTTGGAGCGCGCCAACCTCAAACGCGACCTGCATTTCATTACCAGAACTACCATCGACACTCTCGACTACTCCGGCATGGGATTCAACGAAGGTTCTAAGCTTATTTTTGCCGCCGCCGGATCAAAAAAACGTAAGCTTTCCAAAGAACTGCCCGAACTTCCCACCCTACCCGATGGTTTCGGCGATGCAAAAGTCTTCGGCCCCGGAATAATGCTCCTCAAAGGCCGTAAGAGCGACACCGCCCGAGGAGAGGGGGACCCGCAAATGGAAAGGCTCGGCGAAGCTCTCAACCAAGCCAAAGGAATCGAAGGATTCCCCATGATCGTAGTTGTGGATGATCCTGATTTCACCACTAAGAACTGGGAAAATTTTATCTGGGTAACCTTTACCCGCTCTGACCCGGCAACAGACATTTACGGAGCCGGATCCTTCACCAAGGCCAAGCACTGGGGAACCGAAAAAGCATTCATCATCGATGCCAGGATGAAAGCCTACCAAGCCCCTCCGCTTGATCCCGACCCGGAAGTTGAAAAACGTGTTGACGCGCTGGCTGCATCTGGTGGGCCTCTTTATGGGGTGATATAG
- a CDS encoding calcium-binding protein produces the protein MKRFLSCGVVALVLVLMGSFAFADGCPELRGTWVGTVKMITKDGKVKENKAVFVIKKQDGNLFSGEKAWFAENKENLVTEGFSGIIGADGVSLYFAEHEEGYTLGTLTGKENMSLYNLESGRKAKALFYNMERIRFARAFVDIDKDGSRTVIRSEIIKVYPLNAGRIMREADLNKDGKLSKKEWEEWKKKQ, from the coding sequence ATGAAAAGATTTCTGAGTTGTGGCGTTGTTGCTCTAGTTCTGGTGCTGATGGGGTCCTTTGCCTTTGCTGACGGGTGTCCTGAGTTGCGCGGAACCTGGGTTGGTACGGTTAAGATGATCACTAAAGATGGAAAAGTTAAAGAGAATAAAGCCGTTTTCGTTATTAAAAAACAGGACGGTAACCTGTTTTCAGGAGAAAAAGCATGGTTTGCCGAGAATAAAGAGAACCTTGTCACCGAAGGATTCAGCGGAATTATCGGTGCTGACGGTGTAAGTCTTTATTTCGCAGAGCATGAGGAAGGGTATACATTGGGAACCCTGACCGGTAAGGAAAATATGTCTCTCTACAATCTTGAAAGTGGGCGCAAGGCCAAAGCTTTGTTCTATAATATGGAAAGAATTCGCTTTGCTCGTGCCTTTGTTGATATCGATAAAGACGGTAGTAGAACCGTTATCCGTTCCGAAATTATCAAGGTTTATCCTCTTAATGCCGGACGTATCATGCGTGAAGCAGACCTGAATAAGGATGGAAAGCTCAGCAAGAAAGAATGGGAAGAGTGGAAAAAGAAACAATAA
- a CDS encoding amino acid ABC transporter ATP-binding protein encodes MIEIKNLHKSFGKLEVIKGIDLKVESGEVVCIIGPSGSGKSTVLRCINKLEEPTSGTIIVDGHDIMAPATNINEVRTEAGMVFQQFNLFPHMNILENVTLGPVKVRKMSKSDADELGLKLLEKVGLKDKARNYPEQLSGGQKQRVAIARSLALQPKVILFDEPTSALDPELVGEVLEVMQKLAKEGMTMIVVTHEMGFAKEVADRLIFIDEGIIQEEGDPTAVFANPKNPRLKDFLGKVVSHL; translated from the coding sequence AGTTTCGGGAAGCTTGAAGTTATCAAAGGAATCGACCTCAAAGTCGAGTCCGGAGAAGTTGTCTGTATCATCGGGCCTTCCGGGTCCGGTAAATCAACCGTACTTCGCTGTATTAACAAGCTTGAGGAACCTACTTCTGGTACCATCATTGTAGACGGTCATGACATCATGGCCCCGGCTACAAATATCAACGAAGTTCGCACTGAAGCTGGGATGGTTTTCCAGCAGTTTAATCTTTTTCCGCACATGAATATCCTTGAAAACGTGACTCTCGGTCCGGTTAAAGTCCGTAAGATGTCCAAGAGCGATGCTGATGAACTTGGCCTCAAGCTGTTGGAGAAGGTCGGTCTCAAGGATAAAGCCCGCAATTACCCGGAACAGCTTTCCGGGGGCCAGAAACAGCGTGTAGCAATTGCACGTTCACTGGCTCTTCAGCCTAAGGTTATTCTTTTCGACGAACCTACTTCCGCACTCGACCCCGAATTGGTCGGTGAGGTTTTGGAGGTAATGCAGAAGCTGGCCAAGGAAGGCATGACCATGATCGTGGTTACCCATGAGATGGGTTTTGCTAAGGAAGTAGCCGATCGCCTCATCTTTATTGATGAGGGGATCATTCAGGAAGAAGGCGATCCCACTGCGGTTTTCGCCAACCCCAAGAATCCGAGACTTAAGGATTTTCTTGGAAAGGTTGTTTCACACCTTTAA